The Collinsella aerofaciens genomic sequence GATGGCAGCCGTCTCCGAGATGCAGGGCGCGGCGGGCTGCGTGGTCAACTCCCCCGCCACTGCCGAGATGGTCGAGCACATCACCAACATCGCCGACATCCCCGTCATCGCCACGGTCGTTCGCTGCGACGACGATGCTCACGCCAAGGTGCGCGCCGGAGCCAAGATTCTCAACATCGCCGCCGGCAAGAACACGCCCCAGGTCCTACGCGAGCTGCGCGAGCACTATCCCAACCTGCCGCTCATCGCACCGGGCGGCAAGACGCCCGAGAGCATCCGTGAAACCATCGCCGCCGGAGCCAACGCCATCATCTGGACGCCGCCTTCGGCCCAGCAGCTACAGGCCGACATGATGCAGCGTTATCGCAAGATGAAGGAAGACGCCACACCTGTCATCTCGCGCGACGATGTGCCCATTATCGACCAGGTCGCCGCCGCCGAAGTCAGCCAGGTCGAGAACATGAATCCCGACGTGCCGATTCCCGACGAAGTCATCGAGCGCGTCGCTTCGATCCACGAGCGCGTCGAGGAGCATCGCGCCAATCGCGGCCTCAAGCCATCACTGCACGGCTTCTTCTTCCGCGGAAAGAAACGCTAGCAAAACATCTTGGCCCGCCCCACAAACGTGAGGCGGGCCGTTTTCGCTTGAACAAACATGCAGCGACGTGATGGGGCAAATTAATCCACGCGCTTGTCGCCCATAAAGAAGAGCGCCACCGTACCAGGTCCGGTATGCGAGCCAATCAGAGTACCGATGTCATTGATCTCAATCTTGCCTTTAAGCTGCGGAACCTGTTCCTCAATCAGCGCCGCAACTGCCTCGGCATCCTCGCGGCACGCCGAGTGCGACATGATGCACTTACCCGAATAATCTGCACCGTCCTGTACGTGTGCCATCATGGTCTTAGCCATCTCGGAAATCGCGCGCTTCTTAGTGCGAATCTTCTCACGTGGCGACAGCTTACCTTCGCAATCGACCGTCATAAGCGGGCAAATCTTAAGCGCCGTGCCGATGATCGCGCTCGCGGCCGAAATGCGACCGCCGCGCAGGTAGCTCGACAGATCGGTCGAGAAGAACCAGTGGTGCAGGTTGAGCTTGTGCTCCTCGATCCAGGCAGCCGTCTCGTCGAGTGAAGCCCCGCTATCGCGCACATCGGCGGCATATTCCAACAACAGGCCAAAGCCCGAAGACGCCGCCAGCGAATCTATGACGCGCACCTTGCCGCCCTCGGGATAGCGATCCGCAAGCATCTGCGCCGCGACGCAGGCCGATCCATACGTGCCCGAAATACCCGACGACAACGTCAGGTGCAGCACGTCTTTACCCTCGGCAACAAACGGCTCCCAAAACTCCTCGTACTCACCCACGCTCACCTGAGACGTCTTGGGCATGGCGCCCGCGGCAATCTGGGCAAAAAACTTGTCCGGCGTAATCGACTGATACAGATCGTCCGTATAGACAACATCGTCGATCTCGTAATGAAAATACGCGACAGGAATATTGCGCGAGTCAAAGAACTCCCGAGTTCGGTCGGCGGCAGATTCACAGGTCAGGACAAAATCACTCATATGAGGCTCCTTACTCATTGCTGCGCAAATTATCGCACAGTGAGCCTACATGCGGTACATATGTCCACTATTTACCAAATCGAACCAAAAATAGTGAACATCTTTACCACCATCGTCTCCACCGACCCGACGCATAAATATCTGAGAAAACACCCTCTGTCGTCTCCACCCGACCAACACATCTACCTTCACTAAATCGATTTACCAAACCGTTCAGCCGACAATTCAGCCGCTGGCGCAAAATCGAAACAAAAGCGGCGCATACTGGTAAACGTTTGACGCTGTTTATCAGTTTTACCAGCCCCATCGGAAGGTGTTTCATGGTCGCATTCGATCGCAACCCGCAAGACTTCAAGTATCTGCGCCTGCTGTCGAGACAGTTCCCCACCGAACAATCCGCATTTACCGAAATTATCAACCTCTCGGCCATCCTCAACCTACCCAAGGGCACCGAGCATTTTATGAGCGACGTGCATGGTGAGTACGAAGCCTTTATGCACATCCTCAACAACTGCTCGGGCGTCGTGCGCGAACATGTCGACGAGATCTTTGGCGACACGCTCTCCTTTGACGAAAAGGGCGAGCTGTGTACGCTCATCTACTACCCGCGCGAGAAGATCGACCTGGTCCGCAGCCGGCGCGAGGACTCGCCAACCTGGTACAAGACGATGCTTGACCAGCTCATCATGGTCGCTCGCTCACTTTCAAGCCGCTACACGCGCTCCAAGGTGCGTAAGGCCATCCCGCGCGACTACGCCTACATCATCGACGAGTTGTTGCACACGCACCCGGACGAGAACAACTA encodes the following:
- a CDS encoding DegV family protein produces the protein MSDFVLTCESAADRTREFFDSRNIPVAYFHYEIDDVVYTDDLYQSITPDKFFAQIAAGAMPKTSQVSVGEYEEFWEPFVAEGKDVLHLTLSSGISGTYGSACVAAQMLADRYPEGGKVRVIDSLAASSGFGLLLEYAADVRDSGASLDETAAWIEEHKLNLHHWFFSTDLSSYLRGGRISAASAIIGTALKICPLMTVDCEGKLSPREKIRTKKRAISEMAKTMMAHVQDGADYSGKCIMSHSACREDAEAVAALIEEQVPQLKGKIEINDIGTLIGSHTGPGTVALFFMGDKRVD